GGAACTACCCAAGTCGGTGAAACCTATTGTTTGCGGTTGAAGGGTTTAGAACGGAAGATTTTAATTACAGATACGCCAGGGATTTTAGAAGCCGGGGTGGCGGGAACGGAACGGGAACAACTAGCGCGAGAACTGGCAACTTCAGCCGATTTACTGCTATTCGTTGTGGATAATGACTTGCGACGTTCTGAATATGAACCGCTACGCAGTTTAGCCGAAATTGGCAAGCGATCGCTCTTAGTCCTCAACAAAACCGACTTATATACAGATGAGGATACAGAATCCATTCTCGCCCGGTTACGTGAACGGGTGCGGGGATTTATTGCTCCCAATGATGTCGTGGCGATCGCCGGAAATCCCCAACCTGCACAGCTAGAAACTGGCGAAACTTTCCATCCAGAACCAGATATAATTCCTTTGCTGCGGCGCATGGCTGCCATTTTACGGGCTGAAGGTGAAGATTTGGTCGCAGATAACATTCTCCTGCAATCGCTACGGTTAGGAGAAGAAGCGCGAAATCTGATTGATGTCCAGCGTCGCCGACAAGCTGACAAAATAGTTGATCGGTTTCAGTGGATTGGTGCTGGTGTAGTCTCAGTCACACCTCTACCAGTTGTAGATTTACTCGCCACCGCCGCCGTCAATGCTCAAATGGTAGTAGAAATTGCTAGAGTATACGGTTGTGAATTGAACATGGAACGAGGTAAAGAATTAGCTCTTTCTTTAGGAAAAACCATCGCTAGCTTAGGTATAGTTAAAGGCGCGATTCAATTAATATCTACAGCTTTGCAATTTCACGTCGCCACCTTTGTCATTGGTAGAGCAATTCAAGGTGTGACAGTAGCATATTTAACACGAATTGCTGGTAAAAGTTTTATTGAATATTTTCGCCATGACCAAGATTGGGGTGATGGTGGGATGACTGAGGTGGTAAAAGAACAGTTTAAACTTAATCGCCGGGATGAATTTATTAAGACTTTTGTCCAAGAAGCGATCGCCCGCGTGGTGAAACCTTTAACCAATAACTCGGAAGTTATCGAACAAGATGAACAAGCCAAGAATTAGGATGAAATTTATCTTTTTTTCGCAAAAATACTCTCAATAACTAACTTGACTTTCAGACATTGACGTTACAGTGATTTCTTTTCAAGGCTTCCGGAACAAACTGCTGATGTCAGGAAACCTATTATAAGGACTTATTAAGTAACCAGCTCATGAACCATCACATGATCGGTCAATTACTGCAAGCACGTTACCAAATCGTCCAAAGCCTAGATGCAGGGGTATTTGGACAGACATACATCGCCGTAGATTTAGTTGACCCGGAAAACTCTAAATGTGTGATTAAAAACCTCAAAAATAGCAGTTTTTCGCCCAGCTACTTAGATAATTTAAGATTATGCTTTCTCAACGAAACCGCAGCCCTCAACCTGCTGGGAAGCCATCCCCAAATCCCCCAATTAATCACCTGCTTTGAAGAAAATGAGCAGTTATACTTAGTACAAGAGTTTGTCGAAGGACACTCATTGAGTGTAGAATTGCCCACTCACCAATATTGGGGATGTAATTGGACTGAAATTGAAGTTGTGCAGTTTTTAGAAGATGTCTTGGGGATTTTAGAATTTGTTCACTCTCAAGGCGTTATCCATTGCGATATTAAACCAGAAAACTTGATCAGACGCACTGTTGATGGCAAGTTAGTTTTAATTGACTTTGGTTCTATCCAGTCAGTTGATTTGGGTTTAGATGGGGAATTGCCCATTGATGGGATTCCTGTCACCTCACTAGGGTACATACCGCCAGAGCAATTTATTGGTCAAACACAGCCTAACAGTGATATTTACGCTTTGGGGATCATTG
The Nodularia sp. LEGE 06071 genome window above contains:
- a CDS encoding YcjF family protein gives rise to the protein MPLSRIVTLIVGLIVILGLSLWLIDSLSRLYWQLSYSPLLGNLLLLLLVLLIGGLVAAFVYYVLILQSGSKRSRYQRRRVTAAEIPAAKSDAASTTLQAVKQQVAQIQDEVARQALLSKSREIEVNLARGEIQVVVFGTGSAGKTSLVNAIMGRMVGQVNAPMGTTQVGETYCLRLKGLERKILITDTPGILEAGVAGTEREQLARELATSADLLLFVVDNDLRRSEYEPLRSLAEIGKRSLLVLNKTDLYTDEDTESILARLRERVRGFIAPNDVVAIAGNPQPAQLETGETFHPEPDIIPLLRRMAAILRAEGEDLVADNILLQSLRLGEEARNLIDVQRRRQADKIVDRFQWIGAGVVSVTPLPVVDLLATAAVNAQMVVEIARVYGCELNMERGKELALSLGKTIASLGIVKGAIQLISTALQFHVATFVIGRAIQGVTVAYLTRIAGKSFIEYFRHDQDWGDGGMTEVVKEQFKLNRRDEFIKTFVQEAIARVVKPLTNNSEVIEQDEQAKN